GGCGCATACGTCCGCGCATGGATCCCCGAGCTCGCCGCCCTTCCGGACCGGTGGATCCACCGGCCGTGGGATGCGCCGCCTTCCGTGTTGTCCCGGGCGGGAGTGGCGCCCGGAAAAAGCTACCCCCTTCCCAACGTCGACCACGCAGCCGCCCGCATCCGGGCCCTGGCCGCGCGCCCCCGGAAGGAACGGTGAGGAGGGAGCCCCCGGAACGGAAAGCGGCCGCCCGTCATCGAAAAGGAATAAGAGGGGG
This region of Thermodesulfobacteriota bacterium genomic DNA includes:
- a CDS encoding FAD-binding domain-containing protein; its protein translation is GAYVRAWIPELAALPDRWIHRPWDAPPSVLSRAGVAPGKSYPLPNVDHAAARIRALAARPRKER